The proteins below are encoded in one region of Neisseria bacilliformis:
- a CDS encoding EthD domain-containing protein — protein MFKIIMLVKKKPELDTEAFIARWQQHSEKVLGLKDVLNIRHYAKTLPFQAGAQPATQRGTLPFAFDAMGELWYDSRNDFQRARETEAGQAALAALRENEAEFVDLQHSVMWFGEEERVI, from the coding sequence ATGTTTAAAATCATTATGCTGGTAAAGAAGAAACCCGAACTCGACACCGAGGCATTTATCGCCCGCTGGCAGCAGCATTCTGAAAAAGTGCTGGGTTTGAAGGACGTACTGAATATCCGCCATTACGCCAAAACGCTGCCGTTTCAGGCCGGTGCGCAACCTGCCACCCAGCGCGGCACGCTGCCGTTTGCGTTTGATGCGATGGGCGAGCTGTGGTACGACAGCCGCAACGATTTCCAACGCGCCCGCGAAACCGAAGCAGGGCAGGCGGCACTGGCCGCACTGCGCGAGAATGAAGCCGAGTTCGTGGATTTGCAGCATTCCGTCATGTGGTTTGGCGAAGAAGAGCGCGTGATTTGA
- the nuoL gene encoding NADH-quinone oxidoreductase subunit L, with translation MTDMTLYLTIALLPLAGSLLAGLFGNKIGRAGAHSVTILGVAVSAVLSGWVLWGFIDGSRAKFDENVYTWLTMGGIDFSVGFLVDSMTAMMMAVVTGVSLMVHIYTIGYMHDEEVGYQRFFSYISLFTFSMLMLIMSNNFIQLFFGWEAVGLVSYLLIGFYFKKPSATFANLKAFLVNRVGDFGFVLGIALVLAYFGGSLRYADVFAYLPQVQNATIELIPGVQWSLVTVTCLLLFVGAMGKSAQFPLHVWLPDSMEGPTPISALIHAATMVTAGLFMVSRMSPIYELSSTALSVIMVIGAITALFMGFLGTIQNDIKRVVAYSTLSQLGYMTVALGASAYSVAMFHVMTHAFFKALLFLAAGSTIIGMHHDQDMRHMGNLKKYMPITWLTMLLGNLALIGTPFFSGFYSKDSIIEAAKLSNLPGSGFAYFAVLASVFVTAFYAFRQYFMVFHGKEKWRELPEHHDDHHSDGHHHGLGKNDNPHESPLVVTLPLILLAIPSVIIGYIAIEPMLYGDFFKDVIFVNADAHPTMHIMKEEFHGALAMVSHSLHSPVLYLAIAGVLSAWLLYVKLPHLPAKIAQAFRPVYVLFENKYYLDALYFNVFAKGTRALGNFFWKVGDTAIIDNGIVNGSTKLVGAIAAQVRKVQTGFIYTYAAAMVFGVLVLLGMTFWGLFR, from the coding sequence ATGACTGATATGACTTTATACCTCACCATCGCCCTTCTGCCGCTGGCGGGCTCGCTGCTGGCGGGGCTGTTCGGCAATAAAATCGGCCGCGCAGGGGCGCATTCGGTAACGATACTCGGCGTGGCGGTGTCGGCCGTGTTGTCCGGCTGGGTGTTGTGGGGCTTTATCGACGGCTCGCGCGCCAAGTTTGACGAAAACGTCTATACCTGGCTGACAATGGGCGGCATTGATTTCTCGGTCGGCTTTCTGGTCGATTCGATGACGGCGATGATGATGGCGGTGGTCACCGGCGTGTCGCTGATGGTGCATATCTACACCATTGGCTATATGCACGACGAAGAAGTCGGCTACCAACGCTTTTTCAGCTATATCTCCTTGTTTACATTCAGCATGCTGATGCTGATTATGTCCAACAACTTCATCCAGCTTTTCTTCGGCTGGGAAGCGGTGGGCTTGGTGTCGTATCTGTTGATCGGTTTCTATTTCAAAAAACCGTCGGCCACCTTTGCCAACCTGAAAGCGTTTTTGGTCAACCGCGTCGGCGACTTCGGCTTTGTGCTGGGCATCGCGCTGGTGCTGGCCTATTTCGGCGGCAGCCTGCGCTACGCCGACGTGTTCGCCTATCTGCCGCAGGTGCAAAATGCCACCATCGAGCTGATTCCGGGCGTGCAGTGGTCGCTGGTTACCGTAACCTGCCTGCTGCTGTTTGTCGGCGCGATGGGTAAATCCGCCCAATTCCCGCTGCATGTGTGGCTGCCCGACTCGATGGAAGGCCCGACGCCGATTTCCGCGCTGATTCACGCGGCCACCATGGTTACCGCCGGTCTGTTTATGGTGTCGCGTATGTCGCCGATTTACGAATTGAGCAGCACCGCCTTGAGCGTGATTATGGTCATCGGCGCGATTACCGCGCTGTTTATGGGCTTTCTCGGCACGATTCAAAACGACATCAAACGCGTGGTGGCCTATTCCACCCTGTCGCAGCTCGGCTATATGACCGTGGCGCTGGGCGCGTCGGCCTACTCCGTGGCCATGTTCCATGTGATGACCCACGCCTTCTTTAAAGCCCTGCTGTTTCTCGCCGCCGGCAGCACCATCATCGGCATGCACCACGACCAAGACATGCGCCATATGGGCAACCTGAAAAAATACATGCCCATCACTTGGCTCACTATGCTGCTGGGCAATCTGGCACTTATCGGCACGCCCTTCTTCTCCGGTTTCTACTCCAAAGATTCCATCATCGAAGCGGCCAAACTCAGTAACCTACCCGGCAGCGGCTTTGCCTACTTCGCCGTACTCGCCAGCGTGTTTGTAACCGCGTTTTACGCGTTCCGCCAATACTTTATGGTCTTCCACGGCAAGGAAAAATGGCGCGAGCTGCCCGAGCACCACGACGACCACCATTCAGACGGCCACCATCACGGCCTGGGCAAAAACGACAATCCGCACGAAAGCCCGCTGGTCGTTACCCTGCCGCTGATTCTGCTTGCGATTCCGTCCGTCATCATCGGCTACATCGCCATCGAACCCATGCTCTACGGCGATTTCTTCAAAGACGTGATTTTCGTCAACGCCGACGCGCATCCGACCATGCACATTATGAAAGAAGAGTTCCACGGCGCATTGGCAATGGTGTCGCACAGCCTGCATTCGCCCGTCCTCTATCTCGCTATCGCAGGCGTATTGAGCGCATGGCTTTTGTACGTCAAACTGCCGCACCTGCCCGCCAAAATCGCGCAGGCGTTCCGTCCGGTTTACGTTTTGTTTGAAAACAAATACTACCTCGACGCCCTTTATTTCAACGTCTTCGCCAAAGGCACGCGCGCATTGGGCAACTTCTTCTGGAAAGTCGGCGATACCGCCATTATCGACAACGGCATTGTCAACGGCTCCACCAAACTGGTCGGCGCGATTGCCGCGCAGGTACGTAAAGTACAAACCGGCTTTATCTACACCTACGCCGCCGCTATGGTGTTCGGCGTATTGGTCCTGCTCGGCATGACCTTCTGGGGCTTGTTCAGATAA
- the nuoG gene encoding NADH-quinone oxidoreductase subunit NuoG translates to MLQIQIDGKEVSVEQGATVIEAAQKLGTYIPHFCYHKKLSIAANCRMCLVEVEKAPKPLPACATPVTDGMVVRTHSEKARQAQEGVMEFLLINHPLDCPVCDKGGECQLQDLAMGYGKTTSRYTEAKRAVVGKDMGPLISAAEMSRCIHCSRCVRFTEEIAGMQEIGIANRGEHSEIMPFIGKAVETELSGNVIDLCPVGALTSKPFRFNARSWELNRRKSVSAHDSLGSNLIVQTKEHTVRRVLPLDNEDINECWLSDRDRFAYEGLYHESRLKNPKIKQGGEWIDVDWKTALEYVRNGIECIAKDGNQEQIGIWANPMNTVEELFLAKKLANGLGITHTASRLREQDGRLKGSLKGAQWLGGAIADLNDAGAVLVIGANLRKEQPLLTARLRRAAGNGSQVSIVAANKEQLFIPLLAQETVHPAQWADCLKNLAADLENGIAGSLKNAEKAFVLLGADAQNHPDYAAVYAAAQELADATGASLGILPQAANSVGADVLGFDGGSITEMLAQPKQGVLLLNVEPEIDVAGGAAAVAALKQAKSVMAFTPYESDTLLDVCDILLPIAPFTETSGSLINMEGRLQSFYGVVQGYGESRPLWKILRVLGNLLNIDGFDYDSTEEILKDALDAERLPEKLNNRANGSFDTIQTASKLTRIGGVGVYHTDAIVRRSAPLQETSHAQIPAARVHPQTLADLGLAGASEAVAKQNGAAVRVPLEADGTLPQNVVHLPLHPANAALGGLMNAIVLERA, encoded by the coding sequence ATGTTACAAATCCAGATCGACGGTAAAGAAGTCTCGGTAGAGCAGGGCGCGACAGTGATCGAAGCCGCGCAGAAGCTCGGCACCTACATCCCCCACTTCTGCTACCACAAGAAACTCTCCATTGCCGCCAACTGCCGCATGTGCCTGGTGGAAGTGGAAAAAGCGCCCAAGCCGCTGCCGGCCTGCGCCACGCCGGTAACCGACGGCATGGTGGTGCGCACCCATTCCGAAAAAGCGCGTCAGGCGCAGGAAGGGGTGATGGAGTTCCTGCTGATCAACCACCCGCTCGATTGTCCGGTGTGCGACAAGGGCGGCGAGTGCCAGCTGCAAGACTTGGCAATGGGCTACGGCAAAACCACCAGCCGCTACACCGAAGCCAAGCGCGCCGTCGTCGGCAAAGACATGGGACCCTTGATTTCCGCCGCCGAAATGAGCCGCTGCATCCACTGCTCGCGCTGCGTGCGCTTCACCGAAGAAATCGCCGGTATGCAGGAAATCGGCATTGCCAACCGTGGCGAGCATTCCGAAATCATGCCCTTTATCGGCAAAGCGGTGGAAACCGAGCTTTCCGGCAATGTGATCGATTTGTGCCCCGTCGGCGCACTCACCAGCAAACCCTTCCGCTTCAACGCCCGCTCCTGGGAATTGAACCGCCGCAAATCCGTTTCCGCCCACGATTCCTTGGGCAGCAACCTGATTGTGCAAACCAAAGAGCACACCGTGCGCCGCGTGCTGCCGCTGGACAACGAAGACATCAACGAATGCTGGCTGTCCGACCGCGACCGTTTCGCCTACGAAGGCCTGTACCACGAAAGCCGTCTGAAAAACCCGAAAATCAAGCAGGGCGGCGAATGGATCGATGTCGATTGGAAAACCGCGCTCGAATACGTGCGCAACGGCATCGAGTGCATCGCCAAAGACGGCAACCAAGAACAAATCGGCATTTGGGCGAACCCGATGAACACCGTCGAAGAGCTGTTCCTTGCCAAAAAACTGGCAAACGGCCTGGGCATCACCCACACCGCCAGCCGCCTGCGCGAGCAGGACGGACGCCTCAAAGGCAGCCTGAAAGGCGCGCAGTGGCTCGGCGGCGCGATTGCTGACTTAAACGACGCGGGCGCGGTGCTGGTTATCGGCGCGAACCTGCGCAAAGAACAGCCGCTCTTAACTGCCCGCCTGCGCCGCGCGGCAGGCAACGGCTCGCAGGTGAGCATTGTCGCCGCCAATAAAGAACAGCTGTTTATACCGCTGCTGGCACAAGAAACCGTACACCCCGCGCAGTGGGCAGACTGCCTGAAAAACCTCGCCGCCGATTTGGAAAACGGCATCGCAGGCAGCCTGAAAAATGCCGAAAAAGCCTTTGTGCTGCTCGGCGCGGACGCGCAGAACCACCCCGACTATGCCGCCGTGTATGCCGCCGCGCAGGAATTGGCGGACGCCACCGGCGCAAGCCTCGGCATCCTGCCGCAGGCGGCCAACAGCGTCGGCGCCGACGTGTTGGGCTTTGACGGCGGCAGCATCACCGAGATGCTCGCCCAGCCCAAACAGGGCGTGCTGCTGTTGAACGTCGAACCCGAAATCGACGTGGCAGGCGGCGCGGCGGCCGTGGCCGCGCTCAAACAGGCCAAAAGCGTGATGGCGTTTACCCCGTATGAGAGCGACACCCTGCTCGATGTGTGCGACATCCTGCTGCCCATCGCCCCGTTTACCGAAACTTCCGGCAGCCTCATCAATATGGAAGGCCGTCTGCAATCCTTCTACGGTGTCGTTCAGGGCTACGGCGAAAGCCGCCCGCTGTGGAAAATCCTGCGCGTGCTGGGCAACCTGCTCAATATCGACGGCTTCGACTACGACAGCACCGAAGAGATTTTGAAAGACGCGCTGGATGCCGAAAGGCTGCCTGAAAAACTGAATAACCGCGCGAACGGCAGCTTCGACACTATTCAGACGGCCTCAAAACTCACCCGCATCGGCGGCGTGGGCGTGTACCACACCGACGCCATCGTGCGCCGCTCCGCCCCCTTACAGGAAACTTCGCACGCGCAGATTCCCGCTGCCCGCGTCCACCCGCAGACGCTGGCCGATCTGGGGCTGGCAGGCGCATCCGAAGCCGTCGCCAAACAAAACGGCGCGGCCGTGCGCGTGCCGCTGGAAGCGGACGGCACGCTGCCGCAAAACGTGGTGCACCTGCCGCTGCACCCGGCCAACGCCGCGCTCGGCGGCCTGATGAACGCCATCGTATTGGAAAGGGCATAA
- the nuoH gene encoding NADH-quinone oxidoreductase subunit NuoH: MQEWFQTLFSGWFGPMGSDIGLIVSVIVKIVIILIPLILTVAYLTYFERKVIGFMQLRVGPNVTGPWGLIQPFADVFKLLFKEVTRPSSSNKWLFYIGPMLSLAPSFAAWAVVPFSDKWLLTNVDVSLLYILMITSLSVYGVIIAGWASNSKYAFLGAMRSSAQTISYEIAMSAALVCVIMVSGSLNFNEIVAAQAKGIAGGSIFSWNWFTLFPVFLVYLISAVAETNRAPFDVAEGESEIVAGFHVEYSGFAFALFFLAEYIFMILIGALTSIMFLGGWLSPFPQSWGIIGTPSAIWMFAKMAMVLYGYLWIRATFPRYRYDQIMRLGWKVLIPVGFIAIVVYAVWMATPLSLWK; encoded by the coding sequence ATGCAGGAATGGTTCCAAACCCTGTTTTCCGGCTGGTTCGGCCCGATGGGCAGCGACATCGGCCTGATCGTGTCGGTAATCGTCAAAATCGTCATCATCTTGATTCCGCTGATTCTGACTGTGGCGTATCTGACCTATTTCGAGCGCAAAGTCATCGGCTTTATGCAGCTGCGCGTCGGCCCCAACGTAACCGGCCCCTGGGGGCTGATCCAGCCGTTTGCCGACGTGTTCAAACTGCTGTTCAAAGAAGTAACCCGCCCCAGCAGCTCGAACAAATGGCTGTTCTACATCGGCCCCATGCTCTCGCTCGCGCCCTCCTTCGCCGCCTGGGCGGTGGTGCCGTTTTCCGACAAATGGCTCTTGACCAATGTGGACGTGAGCCTGCTGTACATCCTGATGATTACTTCGCTGTCGGTGTACGGCGTCATCATCGCGGGCTGGGCAAGCAACTCCAAATACGCCTTTCTCGGCGCGATGCGCTCCTCCGCGCAGACCATTTCCTACGAAATCGCCATGTCCGCCGCCCTCGTGTGCGTGATTATGGTGTCCGGCAGCCTGAACTTTAACGAAATCGTCGCCGCGCAGGCCAAAGGCATCGCCGGAGGCTCCATCTTCTCGTGGAACTGGTTTACCCTGTTTCCCGTATTCCTCGTGTACCTGATTTCCGCCGTGGCCGAAACCAACCGCGCCCCGTTTGACGTGGCAGAGGGCGAGAGCGAAATCGTCGCCGGTTTCCACGTCGAATACTCCGGCTTCGCTTTCGCCCTATTTTTCCTAGCCGAATACATTTTTATGATTTTAATCGGCGCGCTCACCTCCATCATGTTCCTCGGCGGCTGGCTCTCCCCCTTCCCGCAAAGCTGGGGCATCATCGGTACCCCCAGCGCAATCTGGATGTTCGCCAAAATGGCGATGGTGCTGTACGGCTACCTGTGGATACGTGCCACCTTCCCGCGCTACCGCTACGACCAAATCATGCGCCTCGGCTGGAAAGTGCTGATTCCCGTGGGCTTTATCGCCATCGTCGTGTACGCCGTATGGATGGCCACCCCGCTGAGTTTGTGGAAGTGA
- a CDS encoding NADH-quinone oxidoreductase subunit J: MSFQLIMFYTLAAIILFGALKTVTVKNPVHAALYLVLTFCMSAMMWMLMQAEFLGITLVVVYVGAVMVLFLFVVMMLNIDVEEMRKGFWRNAPVAATVGVLMAVALILILVSPKTNLAAFGAMVDVPADHSNVRELGRQIYTTYMLPFELAAVLLLLGMVAAIALVHRKSNNPKRMDPAEQVKVDASKGRMKLVKMQPMVQTPSVPETPETAAEEGKA, encoded by the coding sequence ATGAGCTTCCAACTGATTATGTTCTACACCCTCGCCGCCATCATCCTGTTCGGCGCGCTGAAAACCGTAACCGTGAAAAACCCGGTGCATGCCGCGCTGTATCTGGTGCTCACTTTCTGTATGAGCGCGATGATGTGGATGCTGATGCAGGCCGAATTCCTCGGCATCACGCTGGTGGTGGTGTATGTGGGCGCGGTGATGGTGCTGTTCCTGTTCGTGGTGATGATGCTCAACATCGACGTGGAGGAAATGCGCAAAGGCTTCTGGCGCAACGCGCCGGTGGCCGCCACCGTCGGCGTGCTGATGGCCGTCGCCCTCATCCTGATACTGGTGTCGCCCAAAACCAACCTCGCCGCCTTCGGCGCAATGGTCGACGTGCCCGCCGACCACAGCAATGTGCGCGAACTCGGCCGCCAGATTTACACCACCTATATGCTGCCCTTCGAGCTGGCCGCCGTGCTGCTGCTGCTCGGCATGGTCGCCGCCATCGCCCTCGTGCACCGCAAGTCGAACAACCCCAAACGCATGGATCCGGCCGAGCAGGTGAAAGTGGACGCCTCCAAAGGCCGCATGAAACTGGTGAAAATGCAGCCGATGGTGCAAACCCCGTCCGTTCCCGAAACCCCCGAAACCGCCGCCGAGGAGGGCAAAGCATGA
- the nuoI gene encoding NADH-quinone oxidoreductase subunit NuoI: MANLVKTFLLGELVKGMGVTLKNFFARKDTIYFPEEKTPQSVRFRGLHAQRRYPNGEERCIACKLCEAVCPAMAINIESEEREDGTRRTTRYDIDLTKCIFCGFCEEACPTDAIVETHIFEYHGEKKGDLHFTKPMLLAIGDQYEEEIAKRKAADAPYR; the protein is encoded by the coding sequence ATGGCAAACCTAGTCAAAACCTTCCTGCTCGGCGAACTTGTTAAAGGTATGGGCGTAACGCTCAAAAACTTCTTTGCCCGCAAAGACACGATTTACTTCCCCGAAGAAAAAACCCCGCAATCCGTGCGCTTTCGCGGCCTGCACGCCCAACGCCGCTATCCGAACGGCGAAGAGCGCTGCATTGCCTGTAAACTGTGCGAAGCCGTCTGCCCCGCCATGGCCATCAACATCGAATCCGAAGAGCGCGAAGACGGCACCCGCCGCACCACCCGCTACGACATCGACCTGACCAAGTGCATCTTCTGCGGCTTCTGCGAAGAAGCCTGCCCCACCGACGCGATTGTGGAAACCCACATCTTCGAGTACCACGGCGAGAAAAAGGGCGACCTGCACTTCACCAAACCCATGCTGCTGGCCATCGGCGACCAATACGAAGAAGAAATCGCCAAACGCAAAGCCGCCGACGCGCCGTACCGTTGA
- a CDS encoding NAD(P)H-dependent oxidoreductase, producing the protein MSKTLVIAAHPNIAQSAVNKRWLAQLRRYPERFTVHELYAAYPDGKIDIAAEQRLADAHQALVLQFPVYWFNARLNCPCATATPTTARCLPSTPSTATRATPKPLCRR; encoded by the coding sequence ATGAGCAAAACCCTCGTTATCGCCGCGCACCCGAACATCGCGCAGTCCGCCGTCAACAAACGCTGGCTTGCCCAATTGCGCCGATACCCCGAACGCTTTACCGTGCACGAGCTTTACGCCGCCTACCCCGACGGCAAAATCGACATCGCCGCCGAACAGCGGCTGGCAGACGCGCATCAGGCTTTGGTATTGCAGTTTCCCGTGTATTGGTTCAACGCCCGTTTGAATTGTCCCTGCGCTACTGCAACGCCGACTACCGCCCGATGTTTGCCTTCCACACCATCGACAGCAACGCGGGCTACACCGAAGCCGCTTTGCAGGCGATAG
- a CDS encoding cupin, with product MPDTQTIRSAEFTASRAWGALDIADMNGITVRLHWTDQPYKWHINDGEEVFAVMDGEVDMHYRENGEEHIVRLKSGDIFYAGIGTEHVAHPCGEARILVIEKEGSV from the coding sequence ATGCCCGATACACAAACCATCCGCTCCGCCGAATTTACCGCTTCCCGTGCATGGGGCGCACTCGACATCGCCGATATGAACGGCATCACCGTGCGCCTGCACTGGACGGACCAGCCCTACAAATGGCACATCAACGACGGCGAGGAAGTGTTTGCCGTGATGGACGGCGAAGTCGATATGCACTACCGAGAAAACGGTGAAGAACATATCGTTCGGTTGAAAAGCGGCGACATCTTCTACGCAGGAATCGGCACGGAACACGTCGCCCATCCGTGCGGCGAAGCGCGGATTTTGGTGATCGAGAAAGAAGGCAGTGTTTGA
- the nuoK gene encoding NADH-quinone oxidoreductase subunit NuoK, with the protein MITLTHYLVLAALLFGISAMGIFMNRKNVLVLLMSIELMLLAVNFNFIAFSQYLGDTAGQIFVFFVLTVAAAESAIGLAIMVLVYRNRKSINITDLDSLKG; encoded by the coding sequence ATGATTACGCTCACACACTATCTGGTACTGGCCGCGCTCCTGTTCGGCATCAGTGCGATGGGCATTTTTATGAACCGCAAAAACGTGCTGGTATTGCTGATGTCGATCGAGCTGATGCTCTTGGCGGTGAATTTCAACTTTATCGCCTTTTCGCAATACCTCGGCGACACGGCGGGGCAGATTTTCGTGTTTTTCGTCCTCACCGTCGCCGCCGCCGAAAGCGCGATCGGTTTGGCGATTATGGTGCTGGTGTACCGCAACCGTAAGAGCATCAACATCACCGATTTGGACAGCCTGAAAGGGTAG
- the nuoF gene encoding NADH-quinone oxidoreductase subunit NuoF, whose translation MAIYQNGVIFENVDTTAPDCWTLDAYLQRGGYQALRKILSENTSQDDVIAEVKTSGLRGRGGAGFPSGLKWSFMPRSFPGEKYVVCNTDEGEPGTFKDRDIILYNPHALIEGMIIGGYAMGAAAGYNYIHGEIFEGYQRFEQALAQARAAGYLGQNILGSGFNFELYAHHGYGAYICGEETALLESLEGKKGQPRFKPPFPASFGLFGKPTTINNTETFSSVPFIIRDGGKTFADKGIENAGGTKLFSISGHVERPGNYEVPLGTPFAELLEMAGGMKNGKKLKAVIPGGSSSPVIPGDVMMTLNMDYDSIAKAGSMLGSGAVIVMDEDVCMVKALERLSYFYFEESCGQCTPCREGTGWLYRIVHRIVNGQGKMEDLDLLESVGNNMAGRTICALADAAVFPVRGFMKHYRDEFIHYIEHGKPMKAHKWC comes from the coding sequence TGCGCAAAATCCTGTCCGAAAACACCAGCCAAGACGACGTCATCGCCGAAGTCAAAACCTCCGGCCTGCGCGGGCGCGGCGGCGCGGGCTTCCCTTCCGGCCTCAAATGGAGCTTTATGCCCCGCTCCTTCCCCGGCGAGAAATACGTTGTCTGCAACACCGACGAAGGCGAACCCGGCACCTTCAAAGACCGCGACATCATCCTGTACAACCCCCATGCCCTCATCGAAGGCATGATTATCGGCGGCTACGCCATGGGCGCGGCCGCAGGCTACAACTACATCCACGGCGAAATTTTTGAGGGCTACCAACGCTTTGAACAAGCCCTCGCCCAAGCCCGCGCCGCCGGCTATCTCGGCCAAAACATCCTCGGCAGCGGCTTCAACTTCGAGCTCTACGCCCACCACGGCTACGGCGCATACATCTGCGGCGAAGAAACCGCCCTGCTCGAAAGCCTCGAAGGCAAAAAAGGCCAGCCCCGCTTCAAGCCCCCCTTCCCCGCCTCCTTCGGCCTGTTCGGCAAGCCCACCACCATCAACAATACCGAAACTTTCTCCTCCGTCCCCTTCATCATCCGCGACGGCGGAAAAACCTTTGCTGACAAAGGAATAGAAAACGCAGGCGGCACCAAACTGTTTTCCATCTCCGGCCACGTCGAACGCCCCGGCAACTACGAAGTCCCCCTCGGCACCCCCTTTGCCGAGCTGCTCGAAATGGCCGGCGGCATGAAAAACGGCAAAAAACTCAAAGCCGTCATCCCCGGCGGCTCCTCCTCGCCCGTCATCCCCGGCGACGTCATGATGACGCTGAACATGGACTACGACTCCATCGCCAAAGCCGGCTCCATGCTCGGCTCCGGCGCAGTCATCGTCATGGACGAAGACGTCTGCATGGTCAAAGCCCTCGAACGCCTCAGCTACTTCTACTTTGAAGAATCCTGCGGCCAATGCACCCCCTGCCGCGAAGGCACCGGCTGGCTCTACCGTATCGTCCACCGCATCGTCAACGGCCAGGGAAAAATGGAAGACCTCGACCTGCTCGAATCCGTCGGCAACAACATGGCCGGTCGCACCATCTGCGCCCTAGCCGACGCCGCCGTCTTCCCCGTGCGCGGCTTTATGAAACACTACCGCGACGAGTTCATCCACTACATCGAACACGGCAAACCGATGAAAGCGCACAAATGGTGTTAA
- a CDS encoding chorismate mutase, whose amino-acid sequence MVEDKLPQTLDEVREAIDGLDKELIELLARRQKLVRQAGRLKPKNDVQAVSAPERVAQVIASRRAYAEKVGLSPEVAEAVWRSMIDAFIKLEMETNRTDGA is encoded by the coding sequence ATGGTTGAAGACAAATTACCGCAAACCCTAGACGAAGTCCGCGAAGCCATCGACGGTTTGGACAAGGAATTAATAGAATTACTTGCCCGCCGGCAGAAGCTGGTACGGCAGGCAGGCCGTCTGAAACCTAAAAACGATGTGCAGGCGGTTTCCGCGCCCGAACGGGTAGCTCAAGTGATTGCCTCGCGCCGTGCCTATGCCGAAAAGGTCGGTTTGTCGCCCGAAGTAGCCGAAGCAGTTTGGCGCAGCATGATTGATGCGTTCATTAAACTTGAGATGGAAACCAACCGTACCGACGGGGCGTAG